DNA from Pomacea canaliculata isolate SZHN2017 linkage group LG9, ASM307304v1, whole genome shotgun sequence:
ATTCAGGAAGCAGATGATGCCAATAAAGTGAACAAGCAGTCATGAAAATTAAGACTCGccggaatgaaaaaaaaaaataagaatgacaaaataaaaataaaatttttttttggcaactGTATCAACCATTTCTTAGAAGGTGTGGGGAAACGTATTTTCAATTTACTGTACAGGAAGACTATGCTATAAGAAACCAGATGTCATCACAATTAGTAAATGATCACCTCCATTTAATAAGTAAATGTCAATTAACATATGCTGCACAATTTACTGTTAGTTTTATCAGGAATTCCAACAGCTATAATATTTGAAAATCTTTGTAATAACTATGCTTCTATTTCCAACAAGTAAGGATTAAGTGCAACAAGGCACTAAAGAATCAACAAACCATCAGCAAACAATTTTGTGAGCACCTTAAAAGGAGGATGTCTAAGGAGGATGTCAGATAAATTTAGACAAAAATTCAGCACCAAAGTGCTCATGTGTTCAAAGTATACCACAgccttttcataaaaaaaaattgaaacaaatgaCTACCAGATGCCATGGGATTTCAACCCTTCCTTACCATTCAAacccaaaaaaaatcaaaatgatacTGGCACAAAACAACTGGAGTTTTGGTCACTAGAATTACACCAATGTACAATGGAATCCTAATTTACTCATAAACTGTTGTTAAAAAATCATATATTAATCAAGAATGTAACAGCCAAAAGGTTTCTTTCAGGTTGATTATCTGTTACCATAGCTACATTATAGTGGAATACACTCCAAAAGCCTGGATGAAAGACATTTGATGAAGGATttaccaacaaacaaaaaattattacattatGCATCTTCAAAAAGGAATTTAACAAGAATCGACTGATAGAATAAGTCTAAGATATGGAACTATAAATGAatctattaaagaaaaaatgtacactAATTTGTCAGGTGCAAAACCTTTGGCTTCATACTAGATTCAGTCTATCATTTGCTGAATATACTGCTCATTATACCTGTTGTTACCAAAATAATTGTGAGTATGCATGTCAAATCATAAAGACATCAAGAAAATCCACTTGCACCATAAATGGATTCATTTAAATTCCTCATTTATTAATACTATGTTCTTtaaactgacaaaataaatgtccGCTCCACATTTTTTAAGCTAATTTTATGAATCTTTAATGAAATCTAGAAAAACATGATGCACAGCCCTAATCCACCCATCATCCTGCAAATTACTcaacaaggaaaaagaaatgaataataacctttgcattgaaaaaaacaaacagaagaccACACTGGCAAACATGAAAGTTTtggaaaacaacaataaaatgcaGATACTTCAGTGTTAACATACACAGCCTTTGGCAAATCAGAATGCAGAGGAGCACACTTTTCAGAAGTTTGGGATCTCCATATTTGTTCTTGTGATAAAAGAGTCTGGATATGTCCAAGTAAACCAGtgaattattaaataaaaatccagAACCCAATCTATATGTCACCGTCAGGTGAAAAACCTTACCTATACCTTTTATATGGCACTAACGATCACAATAATTCAAAGATTTACAAAACTGTTCCAAAACTTCATCCCAATCTAGTTATGTAGCATGCTCAAGTAAataagttgttaaaaaaaaaaatctttttacacTAAAGTCTGACAGATCGAAGCAATAGAGACTTTTTATTAgtaattatgaatatttttgttgttgttgaggatATAAGATCTCTTGAAATATCACATAACCTTAAACATCCAACAGATGTGTAAAATGAAGTCAAAGGGAATAAACACAAGTACAAGGAACAATTTacatattataaaaaaaacttataccACATCAGTAGAATATTTATAATGTTAAACAATCTTAAAATTTTGAAGTTTTGCTCTTTTAGACATTGCTGGTTACCTCAAAACTTGATGGGTTCCCATGACTAAGGCTATGTCTTTGGATGTGGTAAAATAGTACTAATAAGGTTATATATACTAATAAGGTAATGCAGctaaacttttctttctctgcatatttGAGTTACCATAGCTTCTTTAGTAAAAGTATAATGAATGAGCACTCTTGCTTGCAGTTGATTGAGGTACATCTGACATCCTTAGTCACCTGTAAACACCACAACTTCCCTTCCATGTTAACCAATAAATTGTTAGTATTGAAATCTTTCGATGCTTCTACCATGTAGGAAAAGTATCATTTCCATCAGCAAAGACAGTAATCAAGCACACATCCTTGTTATAGGTTGGAAGGTTGGTTTCGCAGGAAAGTGCTTGCACCTAGAGGTGATCTCACACTatgagggaagagggaggaggaagccactcgagtacccagagaaaacccccgatgacaagccctgcaaacaggtgtcaaaTACAAGGAATGTTCTACTTTCTCCCGGACTTGGCACTGAAACAAACCTggagaatttttaaaacatttttctcttactCTTCAactctttttaaactttttcaacatGGAGCCCTATGGGTCCATTTTTGAAAACACTCCAAAAATGCCGATTTTCACATCAATTTCTGCTGTTCCTCACTCCAGCAATGAGTTCCTCTTTAGTTTCTAAGTTCACTCCACACAGGGGTTCTTTTAGCTTTGGGAATAACCAAAAATCACTTGGGGAAAGGTCTGGTGAGTAGAAAGGAGACTTCAAAACCTTCGCACCTGCAAGAGACTCCAATGGATCACTTGGTGGAGCTTGCATCAACTTGCTTCTCCTCTCCATCCTGGGAaaactgggggggggggagataatgaaaaaaatatggaaacgCCCTAAATAATCACTCTATTGAGTCCGTATGGTCTGCACTTGCTGAAAGCGCACAAAATACTGGGGCAGAGAAATTCCCGAGACAACATCTAAGCCCAaggcctctcactgcagtggtgggaagcaagtgttttaaccgcTACACTACTAGGCACCCTGGCTTCCTTGTTTTATATAAACTTAACTCTTAGCTTAATTTACAGCAGCatgttacttaaaaaaacacTGAAAAGTAAAATTGTCAACAGGTTTATAGAACTGCACATTCTGTcttataaaacaacaaaaacacagcatCATTGAATAGTTTCAATTCTATAATACACATGTGTGTTTATTAATGTGTGTGAGCATGCTTACATGCATTCATATGAGAGTGAGAAACCCACTTCCCTCATGAAATTACAGAAAGGTATGGGTAGTCTTTTAGTTGTTAGAAATGAAATGTTGGAGACACTTATCTCAGGACCAACTTTTATGCAAGGGTGGTACCCATTTCCTTACTACCTTTCCTTTCTCAGCCCTGTAAGGGGTCAGGCACCCATTTAACAGCTGCATTAAATGGGGTAAGTTTCACCACATGGGTACCAAACTAGCAAGTGTGCACGCACCTGGCCTTGGGCACTTGCACTTTACTGCTTGGGTATTTGATCTTCCAACATGagaggttttttaaaactatacatGGACTCATAAAAGATGTACTTATGTATCTAAATGATTTTGTAAGTAATGACATCCACCAAAACGCTTAGACTGCTCAATGCCAgttgtaatataattttatggAGACCAtactttaaaaagtttgaaaagataatttgaaagaaatattccatattaaatcttttatagatgttttacgtcatatttttcataaagaGCCTCATGTCTAGTCAACAATGACTTAAGGAAGAAGACTGTTTACTACTTAAAGTAAGACTATAAATAGCATAGAGCATGTCTCACTTTAGGAAGCTTGATGGCCTCTGtttactgggaaaaaaaagggaaattaaaCTGCTTGAAGGAAATATACTGCAATAGTGTTATTCCCTTTTCCAATTTTTCGAAATGTTCACCCATGTCACTGTTTCCTTTTATACTGCTGTGTTGTGTTGCTAGCAGAATGCTTTCTGATCAAAGCACCTCTATATTCAAATTGTGGAAGCAGCTTGtgccatttttatttcacctGTGTTTGACATTTCTGTTGGCTAATCAGCTGTAAATCTGCTCACGCAGATTTTAGGTCATTGTTCAGCACATTGCTGGCACTTAATCATAAGCTATTAACTTAGCATTGTAAAGGTTTTGCTTCGTGCACAGAGAAAGGATGGATGAAAAAGCAACTTTCTGAGTAACTATATTTGGAGTACATCTTGGAAAGAAAACATGAGTAACATTTTGctagaagaaaatttttattttaaactaaaaatctTTCACTAAGCTGAAAAGACTATGGAAAATGTGGGTGTCAATTTTTACTTGAATCTAGCGCTGAGACAGAATATAGTATACTTTACATGTATAGATGTACTATCTATGATTATAGTAGAAAGAGAAGGTAAGATGATGGCGAACTGTGTGAAAGGTTTGCTTCATATACTATAACAACAATTTGCCTAACAGTTTCAGAATGCATGAATAATACCAGCTTTtaattaaaccaaaaaaactgtGTGAATGTCACTCAAAACAAGTATGACAAACAATATTGATAAAAGGCTGGATTGCTGGATTATGCAATACAGACTTAATGTATCCTTTTGGATCAGAAACACCATTTTCACATGATCCATGCCATTCTTAAGGTTAGAAACAAATTTGAATGGCATTGTTTCAAtagcaaaacataaaattatcAAAGACTTGGTACaggaaaactttttaaaaaagccatcCTAAAATCATAACTAAGGCAAGCAGATCAGTGAAAACTTGTATCTACATCAAAGTGCCAACAATACTCTTTGACCACTGGGACCAAATGATGAATCAAAGTTTGGTACTTTCTGGGAGTGGTAATGGGCGCCTCTGGTCCAGGGTGGCATTTCTAGTTATGTTCCTAGCACTAAAAAGTGGTTCAGATCCTCGTCCTGAATTAGGAAGTGTCTGGGACCATATTCGATTTACAGGTGAGTTTGTAGTTGATGGCTGTGCGCTTGGAAAGGGACGGGTGCCCCTAGCATTTGTCTCCTGAGCGTACTGGGCCATTATCTCACCAGGTGGCTCTTGCCCACTGTCCTTGCACAGCCTcaagataaaacaaattttgtcaaaTGACAGAAAGGTGATGATGGATGAGGGAAAGACCCATGTTGTGTTTCCATTCTCATGTTGATAAAAGACACGCTTGAAAGTGTTAGACTCTCGACTACGGTGAACTGTCCACCCATCTGCAAGCTCTGCATCCACCATGCGGAGGCCACAGTCACACATTTCTGATTCACGTAGCATCAGCTTTAGCTCATCAAGATGATCCCGGTAAGGGCGGGGTGTGGAATAATAGGGTACTTCATCCTCTAGTGGCACTTCTGGTAAGGGCTGTGGAGGGCGGCACCATCCAAGTTCACCCATTTGTtcaaatatctttttgttttcttttttctttttgtacttgTCATCCTTCTTGCTTCTTTGAGTTAGATTTAGGTATATTTGACTGAGAGGTGGGCATCACTGTTGGAGATACAGGTGCATCTTCAAAGGGATCTGTGAAATACAGGTTACTACCGTTCGGTTTTGGTGGAAGTGGTGCCCTGATTAACTGTGGCACTTCATTCACGTGTGAACCAATGCTGCTGCTGGATAAGCGACTTTCATTGCCCTCGCTATCTAGCGATGATGTTCGATGTGAACCCCCATCTGCTCCAGATATTGGTGAGAAGTCTGCGTTTCCACTCTTGACAGAGGATGACATGCCTCCTGGATTCCGAAAAGGAAGTGGGGGAATCTCTTTATTAGTTACAGAGATCGAAATAGGTTTAGATCTGGATGAGACAGAATTGCTTGCCTCTCGGTTTCTTTCAATAGGGTTCAGGAGACGTACATTTTCAATATGCTCCATGTTGGTGATAGAGTTCATAGAATAATAGCTGTACAAGTCATGGAATGTGTTGAAACAACGCTCCCTGATGACATAGTAAATCCGCCCAGTGGGACTGTTGTCGCTGTGCTCCTGGAGCACATTGACATGCCTGGCATGGGAGCCATCAATcctaaaaaagcaaaatagcaaaaatatccTTAAATTTACAATAGGAAATACAATGGAAAATAATTGCATACTAAAAATAACACACCCAGAATCAAGTCATGACAAAAACTCAATAAAAATAAGTCTTAAATTTACCACTTTCCATGTCTATTTTAAATTTAGAGTCATATCCTGCTTGGATGTCTTCCAGAAGACAAAACATAACTTAAATAATTGTGCACAATGTGAAATTTTAATAAGAGTCATTTACCACTGCCAAATATGCCCCatgtatgtctgtatatatCCTACAAAACTGCCTGCTGCATgaaatttgttaaaatacaaatgaatGGCAGATTTAACCAAGCTTAACTCACCTAACTGTCAGTGCTAAGCCTCCTGGGGTGCGAGTGCTGGGTCTGAGCAAGAAAGAGCCAGGTTGCCTGCTGTTGTGTACCACATAATCTGCAGCCTGATGCAACACATTTAAAGTCTGACATAAATCAAGAtcaatacacacaaaaaaatcaaaagtaaataTTGTGACATTGTGAACAAACACTATCAAATGTGCAGAATCTCCTtctctttcgtttttctttatcacacacacacatacacacaaaagaatataacaaacaagacacaaaaaagCCAAAATGTTCACTTGGATTGTACTGACAATGAAATACCGACTTCCTAActgaaacattgaaataatgtgaaaaactgaaatgactcaatgatgaagaaaatttgtaaaattaaaaaatgcacatgcatcccccatttcataaaaaaatctgcttttctCAGGAGAgaaatttgaaatgtgaaaaatataaatttagttACTTTCATAACAAGTTTTTAGAACAACCACTActgcaattattaaaaaaaaattttgatagATTATCACCTCATCACTGTCTTTGAAGCAGGTGAAAAAGAATTGTAGCTGTAGGATTTCTTCATGGTACACTGGTTTCGACCTTGCCATCCCTGCATCTGAAGCTGTTTTTAGTCCACAGAAAGCAGGctagatgtttcttttttctttaaatctgaaGCTGGAAAGATGCAAATAAAGTTGCTATCTAAAGTCTATTGTTACAGTATAAAGACACAGCAAAccaagctatttttttttcttactcatgtggtgtgtgtgtgcatccatgcaagtgtacatatacacacctGCAGTTATATGCACATGCTGGGAGATACCCTACAAACATGAATGCCTAAGTGCCTGAGTGTTTATATCTGTATGTAGTGCTGATCGTATAAACACTGCAAAGTTCAAATGTAGATATATGTTTACAGGTCAGATTCTTTTAAGTAATGATGTCATACATGTTGTATTCTACTTATATTACATGTTTAGATACAAATGATCAGAATTGCTGCTGGGTTTACTTGTGAAAGAAGTCTATAATGcaaagtgtgagaaaaaaactatttaatgaGCAAACATTAACTGTATTGtgtaatttgtaaatatttgactaacattgttttaaaaaactttcgAGGGCTTGACCTCAAAGATTTTTTGGTACATGCACACtacggaaaaaaaaaacttaaaaaaaaaattctttggggAGGCTGGGAGgtgaagacaaaaattaaacacagcaaGGGAGGAAATATCAAAGCTTCCTGGTTGATATAAAACTTAACAGCAGTTCTAGCATATGCAACTGAAATGTACTACTGCATAGCACATGGCAACcttttaaaaatggtttaagAATAATGTTGGTCTCTGCTCTAAGAtaagtttttgtgtttattcTATGTCTGTTGGTGGaatgagtgcatgtgtgtgtactcATGttgtctgtgcatgcatgtgtttcaGACAGGTCCTGTGTTTGCTGAGAAGTAATTGTTTACCCCTTAATGGAAACACCCGTCACcaaactaacaacaaacctCAGTGCGAGCAGTGTGATAGTCAAAGTGTGGAAGATCGAtaccatttttttgtaaatatgcCCTAAATATACAATTCTATGTGAGAGATATACCCCAACTCTTTTACCATAAATTCCCCTCACCCTTTAAGGTTCACcttttgtgtaagaaccttaagggaaaagtagctattaatgttgCCCTCTATgtaacagaatgtctgaaaatgaggaTGTACATATAATTACTTAGCATTGAATGCCATTATACTGTTTATCATTTAGCTGAAACCCCAAATACAACTGAAATGTTGATCATGTACAGCCACCCACTGTAAATATGCatgtaacatacaatataagAGGTTGATATGAACCAAATGGTATctttaaaagtgaaaattacACGTGTAAGAACCTAGAGAGTAATTATTAGAGTTGtcctttacttaaaaacaatgtttgtaaaggagataTGTATGACCATGTGCATCACATGAGGTATAGGGATGAATGTCAGAATCTtgtctgattattattatttgactaTATATTATAAACCCTTAATACAaagaatttatgtttatatacagcCACCCaatgttaatatgtatgtaaCCAACAGAATTTGATGTTAATatgggccagatggcctcctaaaaactgaataaaaatttattattattattttattatctctgcatgtgtttgtacatgcagatatataaggtgaccagacgtttcgggggcgaaagcgggacacgtgccaatgatggtgtcgtcaccgtcaaagaacgccgaatcagcgtacggtattctgatttttaaagacaaccgggacatttgatggacttgccagaaagcgggacattgggcatcCCGCCCGATGAGAAGGCGGGACACggggtcaaaagcgggacgtctggtcaccttaagaTATATCTGTGTATTAACGTATTAtttgacaatgatgataataattattgaattttttaGACTGTTTTCTATGTAAATGCAAGCTCAGTCTGCTGGCCTTGTAGGAttacaaaaaaactaaatttaacaTACAACAAAGCATGCAGTCTATATCTGAGTCTAGgtatatgtgaatgtgtgcatagatatatgcatttatatgcatgcatgagagACAGGGAGATACCCCACCAACATGCATGCAACAGCATAAAGGTTAAACTGTGGCAAACAATAACATAGCAAAGATTAAGGTGGAAGCAAGGAATGAATAGAAGAGTGATCttataaaatgattttgcatACTTTGCCTTTgctataatatttatttcctgAATTATACTAGATCAAACATAAATTATAACGAAATGGTTAATTTAGCAATAAGTCCTGATTAGTTATCTTTTCCTGATAGCTTTGCATTTATAagataatcatttaaaaaaatcatgagatAACTGCAGTCAGCGATGAATATGTTTGCAAGCATACTATTGCAATAAGAATATTGCTGCCCACCCACAATCTTTTTCCCCTTCACCTCTAATACTaaataaaggtgtgtgtgtgtgtgattaatgagggagagagaagtgaaAACTAGACAAATGAGCCCTTGTCAATATTATTCCGATAGACACTTGACACACTGCATAACTATAGCACGTAAAACACGCATGGTTCAGTCACGTCTTTGCTAGCCGTTCAACAAATTACGAGAAATTGTGAGCCTACGTTTTACACACCAAAGACGCTTTCCTGAACATTAACCTGGTTATGCTGCTGTTGTTTGATAGCAAATTTGCAGCgtaattataaatttatgctttttgtttttctgccaTTTATCTTAACTAATGTTGTTTGCAGAGAACTACCACAGCACCATATATCATTTATAAATCTGCTCTCGACAATCCTGAAGATCCTCGGATACCTGCAGGTCTAATTGTAgacatatatataatcatttCTAActcaaactaatttttaaacCAGGCACATTAATCACAATACATATTTGATAATAGCTGCCAATGCTTTACTTTGATAAATGACACAATTTCAGAAGTTCTTCATGGCACACTAGGTCACATAGGAGGATACTGTACACTGTGACTATACACTTTCATGGATAAAACAGTCAACATACCTGCAAAACTTCAGTATTGATTAGAAACCCGGCAAAGCAGGAAAAGTTTGTGTGTGAACTCcatcaacaaaaagaaactgtaaGGGATGAAATAACATCATGAACATCTCTCAAACTTGCAGCAACCGTCTATTTCGACAAGAACACCTACAAGGAAGTTCTGACTACTTAGTATGCACAAGGATTTAACTCCCTTGAAGAATCATCTCCCTTGATATTATcagttaaattattatttaaaaaaaaagttttggcaTGACGTCTGTGCAGTATATCTCTTGGTAACACGTGTCTTCTTCTGTCATTGTTTTCCACTTATAGCAACTATATACTTTGTCATTTGTATCGTTGCTTGCCTGTTTTCGACAATATTGATTATTTTTAGAATCCAGGTTTTCCGTAGAAAGTAACCGAAACTATTTGTATTTGTACGTGGGTTGACGAGCAGAAGCACCCACGCAGCTCTCAACCGCCTTTTTGTGACGCAATCCTGTTGTCCgactttccttcttccttctcaCATAAATAGTAAACACAcgattaaaacttaaaataagaTGAATTACCTGTATACAATGTTGCAGAGGCGGCGATCAAAAGCAGAATACCGATCTGTCCCACTCAGGTGTCAGCACAACCGCTCTTTCATTGACCTCTAAGTACAGGTGCACACGCACTTACAACACAAGGCGAGATGTGGATCCACCCGTACGTTAGCCCCATCCACATATACAAGTGCACGTTTTATATTCACACGTCAGTACaaacaggcctgacgagaagGGTCAGGAGTCTGCTGTACCCGTGGCCGGGGCTGTAgaggcccggccttggtcaatggattttaattgtttttccttcttttccttttctttgtcttttaaagtgAGGTCTGAGGAACACCCGTTATCACTATAGGTTTTTTGTGTAATCACCTGGCCTGGGATTCTGGTATTTTACCGGCCCGTCGCGTAGCTTAGAACTGATCTCTGAGACCGGCCCGCAAAAAGAGTACTTTGACCACCCGGGTCTGCACTAATTTAAGTTTCTAATTGATACCATATTAGTGCCagtaatactatcgcagccagcaaaaaaaaaaaaaaaaaaaaaacaacaaacacacacacacaaacaaaacccacattattgcaaaaacatttagaaaactCTTGTCCCACAAATAGGGTTATAAATTTATCACGGTGAGGATTTTAACTATAGATCatatatgttttgtttgttttcctgtatgccgtccatgtttcgttcttgttctttagCGCTAAGAGAATATACTCCTTAGAAGGTAGAAACAATTATATCACCGTACTGTCAAGGACAGATAATATAActgtggtcactttaattaacgAGTATAAAGCCTCGGTACGTACTATTAAAAGGTCTATATATGCTGAGCATGGGGAATCGATGGTGCTCTTGCAAGTAGGCcaagagctgtgtcaaaactataCTTTCTCTaagatctttgagagaaaagacaagttggaaactgggcgaAACTGGAATATGCGACTAACACTGCGTAACGGACGAGTGAGTCTAAAAACTGTCGCCGATGATGGGCATCTGCAATCAAGCTCAATTAATGCACAATAATGATCAGATATGAGATCTTGAGAAGCATTAACTGCCTGCACTAACTGGTCATCAAGGTCGATGCATGATGTACGCAGTCCAAGATATGTGATCTCTTTCACGAGTGGCCTGCAAAACAGACTGGACAATTCGAAAAGTGTGCAGCAATTCTGATTTTTACTGTCAGGATAAGACTTGTTGTCAAATTAATGGACATTGACATCTCCAAGAAGCACTGCAGGTCCATTGAGTGCATATAATTGCTATAGTCCAGCATATATCATGAAATTCAGAGGAAAAGGtataagctatatatatatagctgtttAAATGTTCTTGGCACTCGATCGGAGGGGGTCTATAGATGCAGAACAGATCGATGTATCGAGCAATAGGGAGACAAAAAAGAGACTTGTACACATTCAAAAGGTGTATATGAGAACGATAAAGCAGTAGTAAAAGACGGGTATAGTTGGCAAGTGATGATTTGTAGATAATAGCAATTAATGCCTTCCCCACGTGTAGGACGTGGGAATGATTTCAGACAGTATATATAGCCCACTGGAGTGAGATCGACACACAGCAGTACGCTGTCGTCGCCTTTTGCTGTTTAAGCCACGTCTCAGTGATGAAAATATCGAGATGGCGATCTGTTACAAACTCTACAATGTCAACATGCTTATACACATCATATATACATGTGTAGGTCAGTCGCCGTAAAAGTATCTAATTTAAGGAAAAATGGGCGCTGTTataattagtaataataaagctAATTTATATCGCACTTTACATGCACCACCATCAAAGACATGATCaaagtgttttaataataacaaataaaagacagaaaaacagacattAATTAATAACGTTGATCTAAAAATTAAAGAACCCAATAAGATCATTGCGTGCCCACGTGCGTATAGCTATAGCC
Protein-coding regions in this window:
- the LOC112571822 gene encoding uncharacterized protein LOC112571822 — translated: MARSKPVYHEEILQLQFFFTCFKDSDEAADYVVHNSRQPGSFLLRPSTRTPGGLALTVRIDGSHARHVNVLQEHSDNSPTGRIYYVIRERCFNTFHDLYSYYSMNSITNMEHIENVRLLNPIERNREASNSVSSRSKPISISVTNKEIPPLPFRNPGGMSSSVKSGNADFSPISGADGGSHRTSSLDSEGNESRLSSSSIGSHVNEVPQLIRAPLPPKPNGSNLYFTDPFEDAPVSPTVMPTSQSNIPKSNSKKQEG